CCCCGCCCGCAAGGGCGGTGGGTGCAGCCTGCGAGGGTATTGGCCTCGATTCCGGCGACAGGTAGCTCGGTGAACCCCGCCCGCAAGGGCGGTGGGTGCAGCCTGTGAGGGCGGCCGGGGCAACCCGCAAGGGCGGTGGGTGCAACTCGATCGTGCATTTGCTTGGGGGCCACAGTTGCTCGAATTACCCGCCGCCCTTGCGGGCGGGGTTCACCAGGCATCACACCGCAGGGCGCACGGGGAGCACGCACGCGGGCCGGAAGCCGACCCACTGGTTGCGCCGGGCAACGGACAGGTTCCGGCGGTGGGTGCTCTTCATCGATTCCGCCGACGTGCGCATGTAGCACGCGCCGCGGACAACGGTCTCCACCGTCTCACCAGAACCGGGAATAGAGACGATCGGCTCCAGCGGTGGGAAATCACCGATCGCGGCTTTCGGCGCTGCGGGCTGGCACCACTCCGAGACGTTCCCGGTTAAATCTTCGCACCCGTAAGGGGAGCGGACGTGCGAGAACTTCCCCACCGCGCACGTGGAGGCGGCTTCGACGTGGGCGAGTTTCTTGCTCCCGCTTATGCCCTGACCCCACGGGCACAGGCGCCCGTCGGTTCCGCGTGCGGCCTTCTCCCACATCCACTCCGTCGGTATCACCAGTCCGGCCCATTTGCAGTACGCGAACGCATCGAACAGTGACACGAACGTGACCGGGTGCTTGTCCTTACCCTTCGGCGGGCCGGTGCTGCTCCAGTTCGAGAGGTACGCATCGTAGTCCGGGTGCGTCGGGTCGGGTTCGTAGCCGGTCTCGGCGATGAATTGTGCGTACTGCTCGTTGGTGACGGGCCACCGCGCGAGCGAGAACCCGGCGCAGTAGGCGGATTCGCTCCCCGTGCCGTAAGTGAATTTGCCCGCGGGTATCCAGATCATCTGGGAGCCGTCGATCGGGTTCACCCAGCTCAAGTTCGCGCGCGTGGTGGGGTCGGTGTGCTCGCACGGGAGCACCAGCTCGTGGTCGCGGGCGAAGTCCATGACCGCGTGCGCGTCGGAATTGGTGGACGCGGCCGTGACGATCTTCCACGCTGCCAGTGCGCGGGCCGCGGTCGCTTTCTTCTTGGTGAGAGCTTCCAGTTCGCCGATGGCCTTCGTGGACGGGAACCGCGTGCCATCATCCGCGCGCGGGGTTTCGTCTTCGTCGTCGGGGTTCATTCGTCACCCGCTTTCACATCCGGTGTTTCGTCCGCGCCCTCAATAGGTCCGCCGAGCAGTTCGTTAACGCGGCGGAGCAGGGCACCACCGTGTTCGGGTTGCACCATGTTCAGATAAGCCGCGATTCCACGCAGATATTGCGTGAACGCGGGCACGTTGCCGTTGAACTTCGGGTGCCGTTTCGCCTGCGATTCGATGTCGTGCGTTGTGCAATTGTGGAGGATCGCGCGTAACTCGCGCCGGAGCTCCCGGGGCACTCGAAGGGCGTCGTTCACCACGATTCCGGTGACAACTTGGCGCTGAGAATCGCGGATGACGCGGAACTTCTCCTGGTTCACCACGAACCCTTCTCGCTGGCACACCTGATCGACCCACCAGCGGAACCGGCCCAAGTTCATCCCCTCGGCCTTCGGGAACGAAAAGGTGAGGTCGTCCGCGTAGCGCGTGAACGTGCCCTTATTGGCTTTCGCGAGCCCCATGAGGCGCGCGTCGAGCCGCCGACAGACGAGGTTCGAGATCGCAGGGGAGGTCGGCGCGCCTTGCGGGAGTGTCGCGGTGCCCCATTGGGTGGGGTCGGGCGTGTAACAGCACAACCGTGCGAGTACGGGGGCGATC
The Gemmata palustris DNA segment above includes these coding regions:
- a CDS encoding formylglycine-generating enzyme family protein — translated: MNPDDEDETPRADDGTRFPSTKAIGELEALTKKKATAARALAAWKIVTAASTNSDAHAVMDFARDHELVLPCEHTDPTTRANLSWVNPIDGSQMIWIPAGKFTYGTGSESAYCAGFSLARWPVTNEQYAQFIAETGYEPDPTHPDYDAYLSNWSSTGPPKGKDKHPVTFVSLFDAFAYCKWAGLVIPTEWMWEKAARGTDGRLCPWGQGISGSKKLAHVEAASTCAVGKFSHVRSPYGCEDLTGNVSEWCQPAAPKAAIGDFPPLEPIVSIPGSGETVETVVRGACYMRTSAESMKSTHRRNLSVARRNQWVGFRPACVLPVRPAV